AAGATAGCAATAGTGCTAGCTAGCCAAACTGCAGATGTCATAATTAAACAGAAAACAAGTTGGGGGCATCTTTGGTTCTGATTTTTCGATCTTGTCTTCACTGGCTTCCCTCGTCAATGGTCTGGTCTTTTACCCCCTTGTCGGTGGTGATGCCATATGCCAAAGCAGTAATACCAATGTAGAATGCCGTCCTGGCAATTCCTTCGAGCACACTGTTAACCCTTGTAGCAAACCGCTCCCTCTGCCTGCAGGTCAAAAGAGATAATATTAACTCCTATCAAACAAACAGGAAACTAGGGAAGAAACAGATCAAGTGATTTTGTATCTGCCTGCATCTTGTTTGATCCTCTGATATTGTACGTACCAGAGAATGTCATCTACTTCTGGAACGAGTTGTCGTCGAAAATGGGGAATTAGTTTGAGTAGCTGCATGTCATGCTCATCAATAGCCTCGGGATTCGTCTTCGCCTTCGGTAACAAATCATACAACTCTGCTTTCTTCTGCTCCACCCTATATAGCCCGTCGTTGATCTTGCGCGGCTGCTTGATTCATACAGAGGTAAT
This DNA window, taken from Triticum aestivum cultivar Chinese Spring chromosome 1D, IWGSC CS RefSeq v2.1, whole genome shotgun sequence, encodes the following:
- the LOC123179402 gene encoding uncharacterized protein isoform X2; amino-acid sequence: MAAALRHVVRRLMAEERRQLFSRSRLFHTHGPRKINDGLYRVEQKKAELYDLLPKAKTNPEAIDEHDMQLLKLIPHFRRQLVPEVDDILWQRERFATRVNSVLEGIARTAFYIGITALAYGITTDKGVKDQTIDEGSQ
- the LOC123179402 gene encoding uncharacterized protein isoform X1, whose protein sequence is MAAALRHVVRRLMAEERRQLFSRSRLFHTHGQPRKINDGLYRVEQKKAELYDLLPKAKTNPEAIDEHDMQLLKLIPHFRRQLVPEVDDILWQRERFATRVNSVLEGIARTAFYIGITALAYGITTDKGVKDQTIDEGSQ